In Microbacterium sp. No. 7, the genomic window GAGCGTCCGCGGAGGCCGCGGGGCGCCTACTTGAGCAGGGTGACGCCCTGGCCCTCGCCGAGCCACTCCTCCGTGATGCGGTCGAGCGTGCCGTTCTCGCGCAGCGCGTCGACCGCGGCGGTGACGCGCTCGGTCAGCGGGGAGTCCTTCGGCAGCAGCACGCCCCACTCGTCGGGAACGCCCGCGGCGGGCAGCTCGCCGACGATGAACGAGTTCTCGATGTACACGCCCGTCGCGTAGTAGGCCGTGGGCAGGTCGAGCACGATCGCGTCGATCTGGTTCGCGATGAGCGCGGCCACGGCATCCTCGTTCGAGTTGTACAGCTGCGGGGCGACGTCGGGCGCGATGGCCTCGTCGATCGTCGTCGCGCTCGTCGAGCCGGCCATCGCGCCGAGGGTGAGGCCCTTCAGGCCCGCGAGCGAGTCGACGCCGTCGGCGGCGCCGCCCTCGATCGCCACGACCGCCTGGCTGGCCGCGTAGTACGGCGACGAGAAGTCAACGGCCTGCCGGCGCTCCTCGGTGATCGTGTACTGCTGGATGTTGACGTCGAAGTTCTTGGGCCCGGGCGCGATCGCGGCCTCGAAGCTCGTGCGCACCCACTCGACGTCCTCGGGCGCGAAGCCCAGCTCGCCGGCGATCGCGTAGGCGATGGCGGCCTCGAAGCCCTCGCCCGACGCGGGGTCGTCGTCGATCACGTAGGGGTAGTACGCGATCTCACCGGTCGCGATCGTGAACTTGCCGGGCGTGAGGAAGCCCTCGTCGGCGACGCTGGTCGCGGTGTCGCCGGATGCCGGCTCCGATGACGCGGTGCCGGCGGGCGACGACGCGCAGGCGGTGAGCAGCAGCGCCGCTCCCGCGACGACGGAAGCGAGGCGCACGGTGCGCAGAACGGATCGCGACATGGGGGACTCCGGGGGTCGGCGGGCGCCGGTCGGGACAGACGGCCCCTCCATCCTCGCGGCTCTCGCGCCGAGGGCGGCGATCCGGCGTCGCATTGTTACATCCGCCGGGCCGGTCCGCGCCGCTGCGTCCGCATGCGTGTTCGCCGGCGCGACCCGCTCAGCCGAGCTCGTCGAGCATGCGGCGCTGCTCGGGGGTGAGGCCGTCCTTCAGCTCCTCGCGACCGGCCGCGGCGGCGGGCGACGGCGGCGCGGCGGCACCGGGACGCGCGCTCTGACCGCGGATGCCGGCCTCGGCGCGGTCGTAGATGTCCGACGCGGCGGCCTGCACGCGGGCGTCGATGCGGGCGTAGACGAACCAGCCGATCGCGATGATGACCGGCGGGAGCACCCACGCCCAGAACAGGCTGCCGCCGAGGCTGGCGCGCGACAGCAGCAGCGTGATGACCCAGACGATCGCCGCGACGACGAGCACGATGCCGCCCTGCACGAGGCCCTCGCCCGCGCGCGTGCGCTGGCCGGCCGACTTCGCCGCGGCGTTCGAGAACGCGCGGTGCACGATCGGCTTCACGAACAGCTCGGCGAGGGTCATGATGACCGCGGCCCAGATCGCGTGGAACCCGATCCGTGCCGGAGTGAACAGGCCGATGACGAGCAGCACGACGATGTTGAACACGTACAGCGATGCGAAGCGCACGACCCAGTTCTTCATGCATCCAGGGTACGTCGGCCGCGTCCGCGGGGCACCCCCTGCGCCCGGCGCATCGGGCACTGGGCCGGAGTGCCGCGTCAGAGCGTGAGGCCCGCCGCCGTCGCCGCGCCGAGCTCCCAGGCGGCCTCGCGGGCCGCGGCATCCACGGGTCCGAGCACGCTCAGCGGGTCGCGCGTGCGCCGCCACTGCAGGCCCGTCGCGATCGTCTCGACGCTGCGCACCGCGCCCGCGGCGTCGTTGTCGCCGTGCACCCACAGCGCGTACGGCAGGCCGATCGTGGCCTGCAGCACCGGGTAGTAGATCTGGTCGAAGAAGTGCTTGAGGGCGCCCGACATGTACCCGATGTTCGCGGGCGTGCCCAGAAGGATGCCGTCGGCGGCCAGCACGTCGCTCGCACCCGCC contains:
- a CDS encoding ABC transporter substrate-binding protein; its protein translation is MSRSVLRTVRLASVVAGAALLLTACASSPAGTASSEPASGDTATSVADEGFLTPGKFTIATGEIAYYPYVIDDDPASGEGFEAAIAYAIAGELGFAPEDVEWVRTSFEAAIAPGPKNFDVNIQQYTITEERRQAVDFSSPYYAASQAVVAIEGGAADGVDSLAGLKGLTLGAMAGSTSATTIDEAIAPDVAPQLYNSNEDAVAALIANQIDAIVLDLPTAYYATGVYIENSFIVGELPAAGVPDEWGVLLPKDSPLTERVTAAVDALRENGTLDRITEEWLGEGQGVTLLK
- a CDS encoding SND2/TMEM208 family protein — translated: MKNWVVRFASLYVFNIVVLLVIGLFTPARIGFHAIWAAVIMTLAELFVKPIVHRAFSNAAAKSAGQRTRAGEGLVQGGIVLVVAAIVWVITLLLSRASLGGSLFWAWVLPPVIIAIGWFVYARIDARVQAAASDIYDRAEAGIRGQSARPGAAAPPSPAAAAGREELKDGLTPEQRRMLDELG
- a CDS encoding flavodoxin family protein, encoding MSGVATLLIVHHTPSPGMQALLEAVREGARDDAIEGVDVVVRPALSAGASDVLAADGILLGTPANIGYMSGALKHFFDQIYYPVLQATIGLPYALWVHGDNDAAGAVRSVETIATGLQWRRTRDPLSVLGPVDAAAREAAWELGAATAAGLTL